A region from the Raphanus sativus cultivar WK10039 unplaced genomic scaffold, ASM80110v3 Scaffold0723, whole genome shotgun sequence genome encodes:
- the LOC108849166 gene encoding FCS-Like Zinc finger 2-like, translated as MEVSTRKPYFIEEEDDGLVSLAEMEAGVSSPSSCYKNTNQYHLQSYYYNYHQYSVSSPRSVVVSGKFHDFRFDNSCFGQQSSVPHFLDSCFLCKKRLGHNKDIFMYRGDTPFCSEVCREEQIKRDESKEKKKNLSSSVKAMRRNEKRSSSSSPTRSRDYAFHSGTVAAA; from the exons ATGGAGGTCTCGACTAGAAAGCCTTATTtcatagaagaagaagacgatggaTTGGTTTCTCTAGCAGAGATGGAAGCTGGagtttcttctccttcttcttgttaCAAAAACACGAACCAGTACCATCTTCAgagttattattataattaccATCAGTACTCTGTTTCATCACCCAGATCTGTTGTTGTCTCTGGAAAATTCCATGATTTTAGATTCGACAATAGCTGTTTCGGACAACAATCATCAGTTCCTCATTTCTTGGACTCCTGTTTCCTCTGTAAGAAGCGTCTTGGTCATAACAAAGACATCTTCATGTACAG AGGAGACACACCGTTCTGTAGCGAGGTGTGTAGAGAAGAACAGATAAAGAGAGACGAGtcgaaagagaagaaaaagaatctgTCTTCATCTGTGAAAGCTATGAGAAGAAATGAAAAGagaagctcttcttcttctccaactaGATCTCGTGACTATGCTTTCCATTCTGGAACTGTCGCTGCTGCTTAG